A window of Scomber scombrus chromosome 23, fScoSco1.1, whole genome shotgun sequence contains these coding sequences:
- the zdhhc21 gene encoding palmitoyltransferase ZDHHC21 — translation MKLRLHFVVDPMGWLCISLVFGIWLYNTFFIPKLVLLPHYNEGHIPWAIVVCYYIASALCIAALFRASTADPGRLPVDPHIPHSEREHWELCNKCNLMRPKRSHHCSRCGHCVRRMDHHCPWINNCVGEDNHWLFLQLCFYAQVLSLFTLVLDFCQYYYFQPLTGLDQFTTQHELALLRVSALMGLVMFGGMTSLFYTQMTGILSDTTTIEKMAQFSNEIYGAKRSWQWALAEVCGTRWKVLWLIPLRSRQALQASHHFRTHV, via the exons ATGAAGCTTCGACTGCACTTTGTGGTGGACCCCATGGGTTGGCTGTGCATCAGCTTGGTATTTGGGATCTGGCTCTACAACACCTTCTTTATTCCAAAACTGGTTCTGCTTCCACATTACAATGAAGGACACATCCCTTGGGCCATAGTTGTAT GTTATTACATAGCATCAGCACTCTGCATAGCAGCCCTGTTCAGAGCTTCCACAGCAGATCCTGGTCGTCTTCCTGTGGACCCTCACATACCTCACTCCG AGCGAGAGCACTGGGAGTTGTGCAACAAGTGCAACTTAATGAGACCTAAAAGGTCCCACCACTGCAGTCGTTGCGGCCATTGTGTCCGCAGGATGGACCACCACTGTCCTTG GATCAATAACTGTGTGGGAGAAGACAACCACTGGCTCTTCCTGCAGCTATGCTTCTACGCTCAGGTCCTCAGTTTGTTCACCCTGGTGCTGGACTTCTGCCAGTACTATTACTTCCAGCCATTGACAGGACTAGACCAG TTCACAACACAACATGAACTGGCTCTACTGCGTGTGTCAGCACTCATGGGTTTGGTCATGTTTGGTGGCATGACGAGCTTGTTTTATACTCAGATGACGGGAATCCTCTCT GATACTACCACCATTGAGAAAATGGCTCAGTTCTCAAATGAAAT CTATGGCGCAAAGAGATCCTGGCAGTGGGCGCTAGCTGAAGTTTGTGGCACTCGCTGGAAAGTCCTGTGGTTGATCCCGCTCCGAAGCAGGCAGGCGCTCCAAGCCAGCCACCACTTTCGCACACACGTGTAG